In Macrobrachium nipponense isolate FS-2020 chromosome 41, ASM1510439v2, whole genome shotgun sequence, the following proteins share a genomic window:
- the LOC135212821 gene encoding uncharacterized protein LOC135212821, whose translation MKTQVCHGADGIWSSPHQSDSFGGDEHSPSSASPVTSVTLPPGFEVSPPPAPALTLSPLVVSVMTKKRSHQVSSSSVASSPPSSKTSWSKKRKVASCPVMGLKGLPPPTEEAVGSLVGSPVPSGVGTVTLNPGSSVVGATGAQTSFRASASDSRELFSEFSK comes from the coding sequence ATGAAAACACAGGTTTGCCACGGTGCTGACGGTATTTGGTCATCACCCCACCAAAGTGACTCCTTTGGTGGTGATGAGCACTCACCCTCATCTGCCAGCCCTGTTACATCTGTGACTCTTCCTCCTGGATTTGAGGTGTCACCTCCGCCTGCTCCTGCTTTGACACTATCTCCATTGGTAGTGTCGGTGATGACGAAGAAGAGGTCTCATCAGGTGTCATCGTCTTCTGTTGCCTCCTCACCTCCCTCTTCGAAGACTTCATggtctaagaagaggaaggtagccTCTTGTCCCGTCATGGGACTGaagggtctgcctcctcccaCTGAGGAAGCAGTTGGTTCTCTTGTTGGCTCGCCTGTTCCTTCAGGAGTAGGAACCGTAACGCTTAACCCAGGGTCTAGCGTTGTGGGAGCCACAGGAGCGCAGACTTCGTTTCGTGCTTCTGCCTCTGATTCTAGGGAATTGTTCTcagaattttcaaaatag